In Carya illinoinensis cultivar Pawnee chromosome 10, C.illinoinensisPawnee_v1, whole genome shotgun sequence, one DNA window encodes the following:
- the LOC122279235 gene encoding phosphatidate cytidylyltransferase 1-like isoform X1 — MQKDNSTSTPSTPRIRHRRRSNEVIPEDSKANGGHLLVDDHNKYRSMWIRAYSSLWMIGGFIFIIYMGHLYIMAMVVVIQIFMARELFNLLRKAHEDKHLPGFRLLNWHFFFTAMLFVYGRLFSQRLVNTITADRFLDRFVNSLFKYHMAICYFLYIAGFMWFILTLKKKMYKYMFGQYAWTHMILIVVFAQSSFTVANIFEGIIWFLLPATLIAINDIAAYVFGFFFGRTPLIKLSPKKTWEGFIGASVTTIISAFVCFPASSPVLDTRGELAGEICGYRALLPSSSAAGRGHRRRSSTVWLQLAKVMGRFPWLTCPRKDLSTGWLHCDPGPLFKPEHFSLLGWVPQWFPWKKVSILPVQWHALCLGLFASIIAPFGGFFASGFKRAFKIKDFGDSIPGHGGITDRMDCQMVIAVFAYIYHQSFVMQQGLSVEMILNQILVSLTFEEQQALYIKLGEILQERLAG; from the exons ATGCAAAAGGATAATAGTACCAGTACCCCGTCAACTCCTCGTATTCGACATCGTAGACGCTCAAATGAG GTTATTCCAGAGGATAGCAAAGCAAATGGAGGCCATTTACTTGTTGATGATCATAATAAATACAGGTCAATGTGGATCCGTGCATATTCATCTCTTTGGATGATTGGGGGCTTCATATTTATTATCTACATGGGGCATCTTTATATTATGGCTATGGTGGTGGTTATCCAAATTTTTATGGCTAGAGAGTTGTTCAATCTACTCAGGAAAGCTCATGAAGATAAACATCTCCCAGGATTTAGGCTATTAAACTG GCACTTTTTCTTCACTGCAATGTTATTTGTATATGGTCGCCTTTTCAGTCAACGGCTGGTCAATACTATAACGGCAGATAGATTTTTAGATCGATTTGTGAACAGCCTTTTCAAGTATCACATGGCTATCTGTTATTTCTTGTACATTGCAG GTTTTATGTGGTTCATTCTTACATTAAAGAAGAAGATGTACAAGTATATGTTTGGCCAGTATGCATGGACGCACATGATTCTAATTGTCGTGTTTGCGCAGTCTTCCTTCACCGTTGCCAATATTTTTGAAGGAATTATCTG GTTTCTTCTTCCAGCAACTCTTATAGCCATCAATGACATTGCTGCTTATGTCTTCGGCTTCTTTTTTGGAAGAACCCCTTTAATCAAGTTATCTCCAAAGAAAACTTGGGAGGGATTCATCGGAGCATCTGTTACAACTATCATCTCTGCATTTGTG TGCTTTCCGGCGTCATCTCCGGTACTGGACACGAGGGGTGAACTCGCCGGCGAAATCTGTGGGTACCGAGCCTTGTTGCCGTCGTCTTCAGCTGCCGGAAGGGGTCACCGTCGCCGATCTAGTACTGTTTGGTTGCAG CTTGCAAAGGTCATGGGTCGTTTTCCGTGGCTAACATGTCCGAGGAAG GATTTATCAACTGGTTGGCTTCACTGTGATCCTGGTCCTTTGTTTAAGCCTGAGCATTTCTCTTTACTAGGATGGGTTCCTCAGTGG TTTCCTTGGAAAAAGGTCTCGATTTTGCCAGTTCAATGGCATGCTCTATGTCTTGGCTTGTTTGCATCTATAATAGCACCTTTTGGAGGCTTCTTCGCTAGTGGTTTCAAAAGAGCTTTCAAAATCAAG GATTTTGGTGATAGTATTCCTGGACATGGTGGAATTACAGATAGAATGGACTGCCAG ATGGTGATTGCTGTATTTGCTTACATCTACCATCAGTCATTTGTCATGCAACAAGGCTTATCAGTTGAGATGATCTTGAACCAG ATATTGGTGAGCCTTACTTTCGAGGAGCAGCAAGCTCTGTACATAAAGCTTGGGGAGATCTTGCAGGAGAGGCTGGCTGGATAG
- the LOC122279714 gene encoding alkaline ceramidase-like, protein MAEGISSFWGPVTSTIEGCEKNYAYSSYIAEFYNTISNIPTILLALFGLINALRQRFEKRFTVLHISNIILAIGNMLYHATLQRGQQQSDETPMVWEILLYIYILYSPDWHYRSTMPTFLFLYGASFAVVHAVVRLGIGFKVHYVILCLLCIPRMYKYYIHTQDASAKRLARLYVATLLLASLCWLCDRAFCKEISSWSVNPQGHAMWHIFMGFSSYLANTFLMFCRAQQREWAPKVVHFMGFLPYVKIEKSKTQ, encoded by the exons ATGGCCGAGGGGATATCAAGTTTTTGGGGTCCTGTCACATCCACCATTGAGGGTTGTGAGAAGAATTATGCCTACTCTTCTTATATTGCAGAATTTTACAACACCATATCCAATATCCCAACCATTCTTTTGGCCCTCTTCGGTCTTATCAATGCTTTGAGACAGCGATTTGAGAAGAGATTTACTGTTCTTCACATATCCAATATTATACTTGCCATTGGAAACATGTTATACCATGCCACTTTGCAACGCGG GCAGCAGCAGAGCGATGAAACTCCTATGGTGTGGGAGATACTACTTTATATATACATCCTCTACTCTCCAGATTGGCACTACCGTAGCACAATGCCaacattcctctttctttatggTGCTTCTTTTGCTGTTGTTCATGCAGTAGTCCGTCTTGGCATTGGCTTCAAGGTgcattatgtaatattgtgCCTTCTGTGCATTCCCCGAATGTACAAGTATTACATTCACACACAAGATGCTTCTGCCAAGCGGCTTGCAAGATTATATGTGGCCACCCTTCTTCTAGCTAGCTTGTGTTGGCTCTGCGATCGTGCATTCTGCAAGGAGATATCTAGTTGGTCCGTCAATCCACAGGGTCATGCCATGTGGCATATCTTCATGGGTTTTAGTTCCTACTTGGCAAATACGTTCTTAATGTTTTGCCGTGCTCAGCAAAGGGAATGGGCCCCAAAAGTTGTCCATTTTATGGGTTTTCTACCCTATGTGAAGATCGAAAAATCAAAAACCCAGTGA
- the LOC122279235 gene encoding phosphatidate cytidylyltransferase 1-like isoform X3, with protein MQKDNSTSTPSTPRIRHRRRSNEVIPEDSKANGGHLLVDDHNKYRSMWIRAYSSLWMIGGFIFIIYMGHLYIMAMVVVIQIFMARELFNLLRKAHEDKHLPGFRLLNWHFFFTAMLFVYGRLFSQRLVNTITADRFLDRFVNSLFKYHMAICYFLYIAGFMWFILTLKKKMYKYMFGQYAWTHMILIVVFAQSSFTVANIFEGIIWFLLPATLIAINDIAAYVFGFFFGRTPLIKLSPKKTWEGFIGASVTTIISAFVCFPASSPVLDTRGELAGEICGYRALLPSSSAAGRGHRRRSSTVWLQNALGLEEYYSQVMGICEELKMYQPVTSDVPSMLKQREDFNIVHFLVGLKPEYESVRSQILASPQLPSFPDVFSRLQRAILSSD; from the exons ATGCAAAAGGATAATAGTACCAGTACCCCGTCAACTCCTCGTATTCGACATCGTAGACGCTCAAATGAG GTTATTCCAGAGGATAGCAAAGCAAATGGAGGCCATTTACTTGTTGATGATCATAATAAATACAGGTCAATGTGGATCCGTGCATATTCATCTCTTTGGATGATTGGGGGCTTCATATTTATTATCTACATGGGGCATCTTTATATTATGGCTATGGTGGTGGTTATCCAAATTTTTATGGCTAGAGAGTTGTTCAATCTACTCAGGAAAGCTCATGAAGATAAACATCTCCCAGGATTTAGGCTATTAAACTG GCACTTTTTCTTCACTGCAATGTTATTTGTATATGGTCGCCTTTTCAGTCAACGGCTGGTCAATACTATAACGGCAGATAGATTTTTAGATCGATTTGTGAACAGCCTTTTCAAGTATCACATGGCTATCTGTTATTTCTTGTACATTGCAG GTTTTATGTGGTTCATTCTTACATTAAAGAAGAAGATGTACAAGTATATGTTTGGCCAGTATGCATGGACGCACATGATTCTAATTGTCGTGTTTGCGCAGTCTTCCTTCACCGTTGCCAATATTTTTGAAGGAATTATCTG GTTTCTTCTTCCAGCAACTCTTATAGCCATCAATGACATTGCTGCTTATGTCTTCGGCTTCTTTTTTGGAAGAACCCCTTTAATCAAGTTATCTCCAAAGAAAACTTGGGAGGGATTCATCGGAGCATCTGTTACAACTATCATCTCTGCATTTGTG TGCTTTCCGGCGTCATCTCCGGTACTGGACACGAGGGGTGAACTCGCCGGCGAAATCTGTGGGTACCGAGCCTTGTTGCCGTCGTCTTCAGCTGCCGGAAGGGGTCACCGTCGCCGATCTAGTACTGTTTGGTTGCAG AATGCTTTGGGCCTGGAAGAATATTATTCTCAAGTAATGGGcatatgtgaagaactcaaaatgtaTCAACCCGTCACTTCTGATGTTCCAAGTATGCTAAAACAACGagaagattttaatattgttcacTTTCTTGTTGGCTTAAAACCGGAGTATGAGTCAGTGCGTTCTCAAATTTTGGCAAGTCCACAGCTTCCCTCATTTCCTGATGTATTCTCCCGACTTCAGCGAGCTATATTGTCTTCTGATTAG
- the LOC122278790 gene encoding uncharacterized protein LOC122278790 produces the protein MAGIRVRFEWVAEAFHDVSRVPLCESSGSEHLPESLTDLSDLVKSFIERDGGGFDGVGKEVELETDQNHSDSSEYCSVSEAKEMLQNLLGCDGYGNHHDARHKIRAETESASFGLIGDRSSPGFKRELMARLRDRGFDAGLCKSKWDKSGRFPAGDYEYIDINVSGNRYIVEVLLAREFKIARPTDRYAALLDVLPPIFVGKEEELRQVVTLMCRAMKESLKSMDMHVPPWRRNGYMQSKWFGSYKRTTSKLVPTGKAHVFESDNDSSASKPSVAFKALPAISYYCRDDFASKVGLRVGHLTEALAATGVGMPL, from the exons ATGGCTGGGATTCGGGTGAGGTTTGAGTGGGTAGCGGAGGCCTTTCACGACGTGTCGAGGGTGCCGCTCTGCGAGAGCAGCGGGAGCGAGCACTTGCCGGAGAGTCTCACCGACTTATCGGATCTTGTGAAGTCATTCATTGAAAGAGATGGTGGTGGGTTTGATGGAGTCGGCAAAGAGGTTGAGCTTGAAACGGATCAAAACCATTCAGACTCGTCAGAATATTGCTCTGTTTCCGAGGCCAAGGAAATGCTACAGAACCTGCTTGGCTGCGATGGCTATGGCAATCACCATGATGCAAGGCATAAGATCCGTGCCGAAACAGAGTCTGCAAGCTTTGGGCTGATCGGAGATAGATCGTCCCCGGGTTTTAAACGAGAACTCATGGCTCGCCTGCGTGACAGGGGTTTCGATGCTG GCCTCTGCAAATCGAAATGGGACAAAAGCGGGCGGTTCCCAGCAGGGGATTACGAGTACATTGATATCAATGTCTCTGGAAACAGATACATTGTCGAAGTTTTGCTGGCCAGAGAGTTCAAAATTGCTCGTCCAACGGACCGATACGCGGCGTTGCTCGATGTTCTCCCACCCATATTTGTAGGCAAAGAGGAAGAGCTCAGGCAGGTGGTGACGCTGATGTGCAGAGCAATGAAAGAGTCACTGAAAAGCATGGACATGCATGTACCGCCATGGAGAAGAAACGGGTACATGCAATCCAAGTGGTTTGGTTCTTACAAGCGTACCACAAGCAAATTAGTTCCAACAGGAAAAGCACACGTATTTGAATCTGATAACGATTCTTCTGCCAGCAAACCGTCGGTTGCATTCAAGGCCTTGCCGGCGATTTCATACTATTGTAGAGACGATTTTGCAAGTAAGGTTGGGTTAAGAGTTGGGCATTTGACTGAAGCTCTAGCGGCCACTGGCGTAGGCATGCCCTTgtag
- the LOC122279235 gene encoding phosphatidate cytidylyltransferase 1-like isoform X2: MQKDNSTSTPSTPRIRHRRRSNEVIPEDSKANGGHLLVDDHNKYRSMWIRAYSSLWMIGGFIFIIYMGHLYIMAMVVVIQIFMARELFNLLRKAHEDKHLPGFRLLNWHFFFTAMLFVYGRLFSQRLVNTITADRFLDRFVNSLFKYHMAICYFLYIAGFMWFILTLKKKMYKYMFGQYAWTHMILIVVFAQSSFTVANIFEGIIWFLLPATLIAINDIAAYVFGFFFGRTPLIKLSPKKTWEGFIGASVTTIISAFVLAKVMGRFPWLTCPRKDLSTGWLHCDPGPLFKPEHFSLLGWVPQWFPWKKVSILPVQWHALCLGLFASIIAPFGGFFASGFKRAFKIKDFGDSIPGHGGITDRMDCQMVIAVFAYIYHQSFVMQQGLSVEMILNQILVSLTFEEQQALYIKLGEILQERLAG; encoded by the exons ATGCAAAAGGATAATAGTACCAGTACCCCGTCAACTCCTCGTATTCGACATCGTAGACGCTCAAATGAG GTTATTCCAGAGGATAGCAAAGCAAATGGAGGCCATTTACTTGTTGATGATCATAATAAATACAGGTCAATGTGGATCCGTGCATATTCATCTCTTTGGATGATTGGGGGCTTCATATTTATTATCTACATGGGGCATCTTTATATTATGGCTATGGTGGTGGTTATCCAAATTTTTATGGCTAGAGAGTTGTTCAATCTACTCAGGAAAGCTCATGAAGATAAACATCTCCCAGGATTTAGGCTATTAAACTG GCACTTTTTCTTCACTGCAATGTTATTTGTATATGGTCGCCTTTTCAGTCAACGGCTGGTCAATACTATAACGGCAGATAGATTTTTAGATCGATTTGTGAACAGCCTTTTCAAGTATCACATGGCTATCTGTTATTTCTTGTACATTGCAG GTTTTATGTGGTTCATTCTTACATTAAAGAAGAAGATGTACAAGTATATGTTTGGCCAGTATGCATGGACGCACATGATTCTAATTGTCGTGTTTGCGCAGTCTTCCTTCACCGTTGCCAATATTTTTGAAGGAATTATCTG GTTTCTTCTTCCAGCAACTCTTATAGCCATCAATGACATTGCTGCTTATGTCTTCGGCTTCTTTTTTGGAAGAACCCCTTTAATCAAGTTATCTCCAAAGAAAACTTGGGAGGGATTCATCGGAGCATCTGTTACAACTATCATCTCTGCATTTGTG CTTGCAAAGGTCATGGGTCGTTTTCCGTGGCTAACATGTCCGAGGAAG GATTTATCAACTGGTTGGCTTCACTGTGATCCTGGTCCTTTGTTTAAGCCTGAGCATTTCTCTTTACTAGGATGGGTTCCTCAGTGG TTTCCTTGGAAAAAGGTCTCGATTTTGCCAGTTCAATGGCATGCTCTATGTCTTGGCTTGTTTGCATCTATAATAGCACCTTTTGGAGGCTTCTTCGCTAGTGGTTTCAAAAGAGCTTTCAAAATCAAG GATTTTGGTGATAGTATTCCTGGACATGGTGGAATTACAGATAGAATGGACTGCCAG ATGGTGATTGCTGTATTTGCTTACATCTACCATCAGTCATTTGTCATGCAACAAGGCTTATCAGTTGAGATGATCTTGAACCAG ATATTGGTGAGCCTTACTTTCGAGGAGCAGCAAGCTCTGTACATAAAGCTTGGGGAGATCTTGCAGGAGAGGCTGGCTGGATAG